One Streptomyces sp. NBC_00223 genomic window carries:
- a CDS encoding TM2 domain-containing protein, with protein sequence MSDQNPYGEKPYGENPYGQNPPHEQNPYGQQGQQPGYGYPQQGSQPPGYGYPQQPAGAYPPPPGGGAYTGDPNAPYGYDPYGRPYSEKSKVVAGVLQLLLGGFGVGRFYTGHTGIALGQLFTCGGCGIWALIDGIMLLAGNDQKDAQGRPLRG encoded by the coding sequence TTGTCCGACCAGAATCCGTACGGCGAGAAACCGTATGGCGAGAATCCGTATGGCCAGAATCCGCCGCACGAGCAGAACCCGTACGGTCAGCAGGGTCAGCAGCCCGGGTACGGCTACCCGCAGCAGGGCAGCCAGCCGCCGGGGTACGGCTACCCGCAGCAGCCGGCCGGTGCCTACCCGCCGCCGCCCGGTGGCGGCGCGTACACCGGTGACCCGAACGCGCCTTACGGCTACGACCCTTACGGGCGGCCGTACTCGGAGAAGTCGAAGGTCGTCGCGGGCGTACTGCAGTTGCTGCTCGGCGGCTTCGGCGTCGGCCGTTTCTACACCGGGCACACGGGCATCGCGCTCGGCCAGCTCTTCACCTGTGGCGGCTGCGGCATCTGGGCGCTGATCGACGGCATCATGCTGCTCGCCGGCAACGACCAGAAGGACGCCCAGGGCCGTCCGCTGCGTGGCTGA